From Oryza sativa Japonica Group chromosome 4, ASM3414082v1, one genomic window encodes:
- the LOC4335335 gene encoding amine oxidase [copper-containing] gamma 2-like, with protein MDHSTSLLRLIFLALGAALVVLVVRSAFRLPGDIDTTTTSLFDDGNGGSCTRFSPWACRQGRGDPRSKPSKPRRPSHESDVPRHPLDPLTVREVNRVRELLRAHPLFASAPSSLFVHSLELDEPEKSVVKSWRKGADPLPPRRAVAVVRFRGESHVLGVDLSEGDGAVTPLPVPASGYPMMNMDEQTSLCFAPFKDEAFNASLLRRGVRASDVACLPISLGWYGPAEENRRLIKSQCFSTEGTANFYMRPIEGLTVLVDMDTAEVLHVSDRGAGIPIPAAANTDYRHGHSAPTPAEAQAQGRHGYQTVRVPSMEPPAGGPGFELVDGHTVRWGGWEFHLKPDARAGMVVSRARVQDPATGEHRDVMYKGMASELFVPYMDPTEAWYFKTYMDAGEYGFGLQAMPLVPLNDCPRHARYLDAVFVAADGRPYVRENMICVFERYAGDIAWRHSESPITGMDIRESRPKVTLVARMAASVANYDYIVDWEFQMDGLVRIKVGLSGILMVKGTQYSHMNQVHQNDNMYGTLLSENVIGVIHDHFVTFRLDMDIDGADNSFVKVAMARQNTGAGESPRKSYLKATRHVARTEKDAQVRLKLYEPSEFHIVNPMKKTRVGNPVGYKVVPAGTAASLLDPEDPPQKRGAFTNNQIWVTPYNKTEEWAGGLFVYQSKGEDTLATWSERDRPIENKDLVLWYTLGFHHVPCQEDFPIMPTVSSSFDLKPVNFFESNPILGQRPTQENDLPVCAAAATTS; from the exons ATGGATCACTCCACCTCCCTGCTCCGGCTCATCTTCCTCGCCCTCGGCGCAGCCCTCGTCGTCCTTGTCGTTCGCTCCGCGTTCCGCCTTCCCGGCGACATCGACACGACTACGACCTCTCTGTTCGATGATGGCAACGGCGGCAGCTGCACCAGGTTCTCGCCGTGGGCGTGCCGGCAAGGGCGGGGCGACCCGAGGTCGAAGCCGTCCAAGCCGCGGCGACCGTCGCACGAGTCCGACGTGCCGCGGCACCCGCTCGACCCACTCACGGTGAGGGAGGTGAACCGCGTCCGCGAGCTCCTCCGCGCGCACCCGCTGTTtgcgtcggcgccgtcgtcccTGTTCGTGCACTCGCTGGAGCTCGACGAGCCGGAAAAGTCCGTCGTCAAGAGCTGGCGGAAGGGCGCCGACCCgctcccgcctcgccgcgccgtggCCGTCGTCCGGTTCCGCGGCGAGTCCCACGTCCTCGGCGTCGACCTcagcgagggcgacggcgcggtgacTCCTCTGCCTGTCCCTGCCTCCGGTTACCCGATGATGAACATGGACGAGCAGACCAGCCTCTGCTTCGCGCCGTTCAAGGACGAGGCGTTCAACGCCAGCCTCCTCCGCCGTGGCGTCAGGGCCTCCGACGTCGCCTGCCTGCCCATCTCCCTCGGCTGGTACGGCCCAGCGGAGGAGAACCGGCGACTCATCAAGAGCCAGTGCTTCTCCACCGAGGGCACGGCCAACTTCTACATGCGCCCCATCGAGGGCCTCACCGTGCTGGTCGACATGGACACGGCGGAGGTCCTCCACGTCTCCGACCGCGGCGCCGGCAtccccatccccgccgccgcgaacACCGACTACCGGCACGGACACTCGGCGCCGACTCCGGCGGAGGCGCAAGCGCAGGGGCGGCACGGGTACCAGACCGTCCGCGTGCCGTCGATGGAGCCGCCGGCGGGCGGGCCGGGGTTCGAGCTGGTCGACGGGCACACGGTGCGGTGGGGCGGGTGGGAGTTCCACCTGAAGCCCGACGCGCGCGCCGGCATGGTGGTGTCGCGGGCGCGGGTGCAGGACCCGGCGACCGGCGAGCACCGCGACGTGATGTACAAGGGCATGGCGTCGGAGCTGTTCGTGCCGTACATGGACCCGACGGAGGCGTGGTACTTCAAGACGTACATGGACGCCGGCGAGTACGGCTTCGGGCTGCAGGCCATGCCGCTCGTCCCGCTCAACGACTGCCCGCGCCACGCCCGCTACCTCGACGCcgtcttcgtcgccgccgacggccgccCCTACGTGCGCGAGAACATGATCTGCGTCTTCGAGCGCTACGCCGGCGACATCGCGTGGCGACACTCCGAGAGCCCCATCACCGGCATGGAC ATAAGGGAGTCGCGGCCGAAGGTGACGCTGGTGGCGCGcatggcggcgtcggtggccaACTACGACTATATCGTCGACTGGGAGTTCCAGATGGACGGCCTCGTTCGCATCAAG GTTGGGCTAAGTGGGATCCTCATGGTGAAGGGCACCCAGTACTCCCACATGAACCAGGTCCATCAAAATGACAATATGTACGGCACCCTTCTGTCTGAGAACGTTATTGGCGTCATCCATGACCACTTTGTCACTTTCCGGCTCGACATGGACATTGACGGCGCCGACAACTCCTTCGTCAAGGTGGCGATGGCACGACAGaacaccggcgccggcgaatCCCCTCGTAAGAGCTACCTGAAGGCTACCCGACATGTCGCAAGGACGGAGAAAGATGCCCAGGTCCGCCTGAAGCTATATGAGCCATCCGAGTTCCACATTGTCAACCCCATGAAGAAGACACGAGTTGGGAACCCTGTTGGTTATAAGGTTGTCCCAGCCGGTACTGCAGCTAGCCTGTTGGATCCAGAGGACCCACCTCAGAAGAGGGGTGCATTCACAAATAATCAG ATTTGGGTGACACCCTACAACAAAACAGAGGAATGGGCTGGTGGTCTATTTGTCTACCAGAGCAAAGGGGAGGACACACTTGCAACTTGGTCCGAAAG GGACCGTCCGATCGAGAACAAGGACCTGGTGCTGTGGTACACGCTGGGGTTTCACCATGTCCCGTGCCAGGAGGACTTCCCCATCATGCCCACGGTGTCGTCCAGCTTCGACCTTAAGCCAGTGAACTTCTTTGAGAGCAACCCCATCCTAGGGCAGCGTCCGACCCAGGAGAACGACCTGCCGGTgtgtgccgccgctgccacgaCCTCTTGA